A region from the Pelobates fuscus isolate aPelFus1 chromosome 1, aPelFus1.pri, whole genome shotgun sequence genome encodes:
- the LOC134611554 gene encoding elongation factor 1-alpha, oocyte form has translation MGKEKIHINIVVIGHVDSGKSTTTGHLIYKCGGIDKRTIEKFEKEAAEMGKGSFKYAWVLDKLKAERERGITIDISLWKFETGKYYITIIDAPGHRDFIKNMITGTSQADCAVLVVAGGVGEFEAGISKNGQTREHALLAYTLGVKQLIIGVNKMDSTEPPYSQKRFQEITKEVSTYIKKIGYDPRAVAFVPISGWHGDNMLEPSSNMTWFKGWKVERKEDGSTTGITLLEALDCILPPTRPTNKPLRLPLQDVYKIGGIGTVPVGRVETGVLKPGMVVTFAPAGITTEVKSVEMHHEALTEAMPGDNVGFNVKNISVKDIRRGNVAGDSKNDPPMQAGSFTAQVIVLNHPGQIGNGYAPVLDCHTAHIACKFAKLIEKIDRRSGKVLEAEPKFLKSGDAAIIEMIPGKPMCVETFSNYPPLGRFAVRDMRQTVAVGVIKGVDKKAPTAGKVTKSAVKATKK, from the exons ATGGGGAAAGAGAAGATCCACATCAATATCGTGGTTATTGGCCATGTCGACTCTGGAAAATCCACCACCACAGGCCATCTGATCTACAAATGTGGGGGGATCGATAAAAGGACCATCGAAAAATTCGAGAAAGAAGCTGCCGAG ATGGGCAAAGGGTCCTTCAAGTATGCTTGGGTCTTGGACAAACTGAAGGCAGAGAGGGAACGTGGAATAACTATTGATATTTCTCTGTGGAAATTTGAGACTGGTAAATATTACATCACAATCATTGATGCTCCTGGACATCGGGACTTCATCAAGAACATGATCACTGGCACTTCTCAG GCAGACTGTGCTGTACTTGTTGTGGCTGGAGGTGTAGGTGAGTTTGAAGCTGGTATCTCAAAGAATGGACAAACTCGGGAGCATGCCCTCCTTGCTTATACCCTGGGTGTAAAGCAACTTATAATTGGTGTCAACAAGATGGATTCCACTGAACCTCCATATAGCCAGAAGAGATTCCAGGAGATTACCAAGGAAGTCAGTACCTACATCAAGAAAATAGGATATGATCCTCGTGCTGTAGCATTTGTCCCAATTTCAGGATGGCATGGAGACAACATGCTGGAGCCTAGCAGCAAT ATGACCTGGTTCAAAGGCTGGAAGGTAGAAAGAAAAGAAGACGGGTCTACCACTGGAATTACTCTTCTTGAAGCTCTTGACTGTATTCTACCTCCCACAAGACCTACAAACAAACCCCTTCGTCTTCCTCTGCAGGATGTATACAAGATTGGAG GTATTGGTACTGTACCTGTTGGACGAGTAGAAACTGGTGTCTTGAAGCCAGGTATGGTGGTGACATTTGCCCCTGCCGGCATCACAACAGAAGTAAAGTCTGTGGAAATGCACCATGAAGCTCTGACCGAGGCTATGCCTGGTGACAATGTTGGCTTTAACGTGAAGAATATATCTGTGAAAGACATCAGGAGAGGGAATGTGGCTGGTGATAGCAAGAATGATCCTCCAATGCAGGCTGGCAGCTTCACAGCTCAG GTGATCGTCCTTAATCACCCCGGACAGATTGGTAATGGCTATGCTCCAGTCCTGGATTGCCACACAGCCCACATAGCCTGTAAGTTTGCCAAATTGATCGAAAAGATAGACCGCAGGTCTGGCAAAGTATTGGAGGCTGAACCCAAGTTCCTAAAATCTGGTGATGCTGCAATTATTGAGATGATTCCGGGGAAACCAATGTGTGTAGAGACCTTCTCCAACTATCCTCCTCTTG GTCGATTTGCTGTCCGTGATATGAGGCAAACGGTTGCAGTGGGTGTTATCAAAGGTGTGGACAAGAAGGCTCCAACTGCAGGGAAAGTGACAAAATCTGCTGTCAAAGCTACAAAGAAGTAA